GCGATTACTAGCGATTCCGACTTCATGGAGTCGAGTTGCAGACTCCAATCCGGACTACGACCGGCTTTTAAAGATTGGCTCCAGGTCGCCCCTTCGCTTCCCTCTGTACCGGCCATTGTAGCACGTGTGTAGCCCTACCCGTAAGGGCCATGATGACTTGACGTCGTCCCCGCCTTCCTCCGGTTTGTCACCGGCAGTCTCCCTAGAGTCCCCGCCTCTACGCGCTGGTAACTAAGGATAAGGGTTGCGCTCGTTACGGGACTTAACCCAACATCTCACGACACGAGCTGACGACAGCCATGCAGCACCTGTATCAGTGCTCCCGAAGGCACCCTCTCATCTCTGAAAGGTTCACTGTATGTCAAGGGTAGGTAAGGTTCTTCGCGTTGCATCGAATTAAACCACATGCTCCACCGCTTGTGCGGGCCCCCGTCAATTCCTTTGAGTTTTAATCTTGCGACCGTACTCCCCAGGCGGTCAACTTATCGCGTTTGCTGCGCCACTAATCTCATTCATAAGACCAACAGCTAGTTGACATCGTTTACAGCGTGGACTACCAGGGTATCTAATCCTGTTTGCTCCCCACGCTTTCGTGCCTCAGTGTCAGTATTAGGCCAGGTAGCCGCCTTCGCCACTGGTGTTCCTTCCGATCTCTACGCATTTCACCGCTACACCGGAAATTCCACTACCCTCTCCTATACTCGAGTCCAACAGTCTTATCTGCAGTTCCCAGGTTGAGCCCAGGGCTTTCACAGATAACTTATCAAACCACCTACGCACCCTTTACGCCCAGTAATTCCGATTAACGCTCGCACCCTCCGTATTACCGCGGCTGCTGGCACGGAGTTAGCCGGTGCTTCTTCTGTGGGTAACGTCCAGTCAACCAGCTCTTAACCTGTCAACCCTCCTCCCCACTGAAAGTGCTTTACAACCCTCAGGCCTTCTTCACACACGCGGCATTGCTGGATCAGGGTTCCCCCCATTGTCCAATATTCCCCACTGCTGCCTCCCGTAGGAGTCTGGACCGTGTCTCAGTTCCAGTGTGGCTGGTCATCCTCTCAGACCAGCTACCGATCGTCGCCTTGGTAGGCCCTTACCCCACCAACTAGCTAATCGGACGCAGGCCAATCTTAAAGCGCCAGGCCCGAAGGTCCCCAGCTTCTCTCCTCAGAGATCTATGCGGTATTAGCTTGAGTTTCCCCAAGTTGTCCCCCACTTTAAGGCATATTCCTACGCGTTACTCACCCGTTCGCCACTCGCCACCCATCTAGCAAGCTAGACCGTGCTGCCGTTCGACTTGCATGTGTTAAGCATGCCGCCAGCGTTCAATCTGAGCCAGGATCAAACTCTTCAGTTCAATACCTGACACTAGCTCTCACTAGCGCTTCTTTACTTCTATTCTCTCTAGTCGCACTCAATTATCAGAGCGCCCACACAGTTTGTCTTCTCTTCTTCTTAATCAACCCGCCCCGAAGGCGTGATGCGTATTCTACTCATCCTGACTCCCTTGTCAAACACTTTTTGAAAAAAAAACTTAAATTTTTTAATTCAGTGTTTCATCCAGCCAATCGTACATGACGGCATTAGCAAACATCGTGTTTCCTACCTGGCAATGCGTGCTTGCACCGCTCTGATCGTCAAAGCAATACTCGCTGCCCTGAACCTGTTTGACAAACGCCTGGCTTTGCCTTTGCGGCTCCTCACCCTCACCGCTGCCAATCAGGGCCAGGGCCGGGCATTGGATCTGTTTTAATGCCTGTTCATCCACTTTAAAGCGGGCGATGTACTCAAATGTTTTGCGAAAGGTCTCTCTGCCGTATCGCTGCATCAACATTTGACATTGGAATTTGACCTGACGAGGCATCATGTCCTCGGGAATATCCGGTAAATCCTTAACCCCAAAGTCATCGGCCTCGGGTATGTCACGAAGCGGATCAATGCCTGCAAATGCCGTCATGTAAGCATAGAGATCAATAATGGGTGAATTGGCTATCAATGCGCTGAGGCGATGTTCATGGCAAGCAGCACGCGTGGCAAAATAGCCGCCGAAGCTAACGCCGCAGAGTGCAATTTTCTCCGGGTTGATTTCTTTAATACTAATAAGTCTGTCCATCAACCCTTGAATAGCACGCTCATAATCGGGTTTAAAACAGGACGTTTCATTCACGCGCCAGGTATCCATTTGTCCTGGGCCTGCAAATACCACAATATTATAGCCGCGTTCGAGTCCTGCAATGCCGCGCATTAGAAACTCTTCTTCCAGAGTGCCGTCAAAACCACTGACAATAATAAGTGTCTTGTGGTTGCGCTTCCCTTTTTTGGGAAAGAAGGCATAAGCCGGCAGAATCTCACCGTCCAATTTCAACATCAGGGATTCAAAATGATAATCCACGCAACTCATCGCCTGCTGGAAACTGGAGCGGGCCTTTAAGCCTAATTGTTTATGGTCCGACGTGGTGACCGGACTGTAATATTCCGCAGCCCTGAATGAATTGCATGCCTTAATTAATTGGCCATACGCGCTGACTTTATGCTGTTTAGCCAAACGGGCAAGCCCATCCTGTAACTGGTAATTGGCCTGCCGGGTAAACACGTGAACCCAGTCTTTGGGTTCATTGTCATGGATGTCGTTGACTACAGCAAAACATTCACCAACGGAAGCGGCGCCATAGGCTGTCGCACCCAACTGGCGCAATAACTGGAAATCCATTTCAGGATCGGTAAACCCCTGTACTTTAATAGCCCCCCGCTTAAGATTCGTCATACTTACCCCGATTTTATTTTAGTGATTAAAATTTAGATTATTGCGCCTCAATTTGCCATCGGCTATGCTGTGCACAATTAATCACAGTGACCCAAGGATTTGCAATGAGACTATTTTATGCCCTTTTATTTGCTTGCTGTTTAACCCCTCTCTGGGCAGCACCTTATCCCTCTACCAATGTGCACCAACACCCCAGTCAGGATCAAGCCTTGGCAAGGGCTTTGCGAATTGGCACGGACACGGATGGTAAACCGCTGTTTCTCTGCCTGGGACGCCTGTTTAACAGTACGCAACCGGGAAAAACCTGGGCAGGGTACGGTCGCTGCAATGTGCCGTATGGTGGTAAGGAATACATCGTTAATGATTACCAGGTTCCGCCAGCCAATGCCTTTGGCAATGTGTTCTGGCAGAATGCAGGCGGCCAGCCGCTTGCCATTGGCCGCGACACCAACGGCAATCCTTTGTTTTTATGTCAGGCTTATTTTAAAGGCAGTAAACAACCCGGCAAAACCTGGCCTGGCTACAACCACTGCAATATTTCTTATGCGGGACACGAAATCATTACTGACAATTACCGGATTCTGGGCTCGGATAGCGGACAGGCCAATTTTCACCAGCACGCCAGTCAAAATGCACAGCAACAACAGTGCATTACCGGGCCTTTCGGTAATAAAGCCTGTGGTTTTAACTGCATTAAATCCACGAATAATGTCGCCTGCGCCACCTCGATGGATCAACAATGTGTCAGTGATAACTTCGGGCGCATTGCCTGTGGGTATGGGTGCGTGCAGTCACCGTTGAAAGTTGCCTGTGCCAGGAAGCGCTCTGAAAATTGCGTCATCAATTCCTTTAACGAGATTCGCTGCGGCAGAAATTGCAGAATGGATAATTTTAACAGGATCCAGTGCGATTAACGGCGTTCATAAGAATAGAATGTAACATCATAGGGATTCTTCTCATCCGCCTGTCTGGACAGCGTCTCCAGACAGGACCACTCGTTCGCATTCCATAACGGAAAAAAGACATCCGCATCAAAAAGGTGATGGATGACCGTCAGATAAAGGCGGGAAGCCAACGGCAAGGCCTGTTCAAAGAGCTCCGCCCCTCCAATAATCATGGCTTCAGGAAACTCCGAAACCTGTTCAAGAGCCTCGGGCAAGGATGAAACCGTAACCACGCCAGGAATCATGGACTCAGTCCGACTGAGAACGATATTCAAACGGCCCGGCAATGGCCGGCCAATTGAGACAAACGTTTTCCTGCCCATGATAATCGGTTTGCCCATGGTGATTTTTTTAAAATGAGCCAAGTCAGCGGGAAGATGGCAGAGCAGCTGGTTGTTTTTACCCAGGCCGCGATTTTCGTCTATCGCGGCAATGAGGCTAATAAGGGTCATGAGTGGCCCCTGGCTTGAACCATGGTCAACGCGGTACGCACTGCGGCGAACAGGCTTCCTGTGTCGGCGTGTCCTGTTCCTGCCAATTCCAACGCCGTGCCGTGATCCACCGATGTACGAATGAAGGGCAAACCCAGGGTAATATTCACGGCATGATTAAAACCAGCATACTTAAGCACGGGCAATCCCTGATCATGGTACATGGTCAGGTACACATCGCATTGGGTAGCCTTTTGTGTTGCAAACAGGGTATCCGCCGGGTAAGGCCCGCTCACGTCAATCCCCTGTTGGCGTAATGAAGTCAGCGCAGGTTCGATAACATCAATCTCCTCTCGCCCCAGATACCCACCCTCGCCAGCGTGAGGATTTAGTCCGGCAACAGCAATCCGCGGTTCCCGGATACCAAAATCCCTTTGCAGGGACTGATGAACCTGTCTGGCCACGCCAATGATCAAATCCTGGGTTATTGCCTGCGGCACCTCACTTAACGGCAGATGGGTGGTCACCAGAGCAACCTTCATGGCGTCACAAGCCAGCATCATAACAACCTGGTTGACGCCGCAATAATCAGCAAAAAAATCGGTGTGGCCAGTAAAGGCAATACCGGCCTTATTAATAATGGCCTTGTGAACCGGTGCTGTCACCAGCGCCGAAAATTCACCTGCAAGACAAGCGTTGGCACTCTTCGTCAACAGATCCAACACGTAAGGGGCATTGCGAACATCAAGCTGACCCGCTACTACGGGAGCAGGACAGGGTAAGGATAACACCGTGAGTTGCCCGGGTTGGGCACTGAGAGGGCTTTGAGGCTTGTAATCCTGGATTTCAACCTCGAAACCAAGCGCCTTGGCGCGCTGCATTAAAAGCTGTTTGTCACCAATGACCACAAGAGGTAAGTCAAGTCCGGCCAGCGAAAGGCACAAATCAGGTCCTATGCCAGCCGGTTCACCGCTGCTGACCAGCAGTGGCTTCATGCTAAATCCTTATCCAAAATTTTAACATAAGCATCCGCTCTTAAATGCTGCTGCCAGTTTTGCACCGCCTCGGTAAATTTACGCTGCTGCAGGAAGGCGCGGACCTGTTGTCTTTTGAATGTTTCGGTGTCATCGACCTTTTTACGCCCAAGAACCTGAATGATATGCCAGCCAAAGCCCGATTTAACCGGCTTGCTGATCGCGTTAATGGGCAGGGCATCCATGGCTTTTTCAAACTCCATTACCAGTTCCCCGGAGTTCACCCAACCCAAATCGCCGCCTTTTACTGCACTTGCCGCATCCAGCGAATACTGCTTGGCCATGTGGGCAAAATCTTTACCCGATTTCAATTGCTGGTATAAATTGTTCGCCTGTTTTTCCGCTTCTGCCGCTGTCATGCTGGCATCTTGTTTCAGCAGGATATGGCGTACATGGGTCTTTACGACTTCATGCTTCTGCTCTGCCCCGCCAATAGCAATCAGCCTGATCAGCTGGAAACCGTTCCCTGTTCGGATGGGACCGGCAATCTGGCCGGTTTTCATGTTCACCACCTGTTTGGCAAACACTTCGGGTAATTCCGCCAGATGACGCATACCCAGATCGCCGCCTTCCAAAGCAAACTCTCCGCTTGATTCGGCAATCGCCAACCGGTTGAAGTCTTCGCCTTTTTTGATTTTGGCCAACAATTCCTGCGCTTTTTGGCGGGCTTTGTTTAATTGTTCGGTCGTCGGCTCTTCCGGCAACGGGATGACAATGTTCTGCAAGTGATAGGTAAATTGGGTTTTATCCTGAAATTGCGCCGTTTTAAGGTAATCTTCAACCTGCTCATTGCTGATGGCCGACACGTCCTTGCCCACGGCTTTCTGCTGCACGCGGCTGATTAAAATTTCCTTGCGAATGTTTTCGCGGTAGCTCTGCCAACTGATCCCCTGACGGGTCAATTCTTCACGCAATTCCGTGAGCGTCAGGTGGTTATTGGCAGCAATCTTGTTGATGGCCTCATTCAGCTCCGTGCTGTCGACCGTCATGTCGTTCTGCTTAGCCAGCTGCAATTGCAAATCCACATCAATCAAGTGTTGCAATACTTGTTTACGTAAGGTTTTTTCAGGAGGCATCTGCATTTTTCTGGCTTGCATCTGCTGACGCAGCGCGTCCACCTGAGTATTGAGTTCGCTTGAGGTAATGACGCCGTCATTGACAATAGCCACCACGCTGTCTAAAGGCTGAGCTAAGGCAAGGGTTGGCAGTATCAGGGCCAAAGAGACAATCCGCTTTAACATCCAATTTTCCTCTAAATTGTTTTTTTGCCGCCATTTTGGTTTATTTATAACCAAAAAACAAGCTTTGATTAATTAAACGGCATTATGCCTTCATTGATGAAAAGTATCCACATAGCTCGGCAAATATGTACGAATCATGCCGATGGGATCGCTGTATCCCAATGAGCCTAAGCCTTTTAACAGAAACTGTAAATAAACATGGTTGTTGTATTGAGGCTCAAGGGTATTATTCAGGCTCTGGAAAGAACGTCCCCCGACCAGCCGCACTGCCCAACAACAATTATCGTACTGCACGCCCAGAAAGGACAGCATTTCATACCGCTTGCTGATGTTGTAACTGAATGCGCCCAGGGTGCTCCATCGATCATTGAATGGCCAGGCATAGGATATTGTGGCCTGATGCAGTGGATTTTTCTGCGGTTTAACCGTACTGCGGGCCACCTGAGTGATGTCGCCATTAACCAGGTAGGTATACCCAAGATTAATAATGCGGTTAGCCTCAGGCTGGTAGTGGAAATAGACATTGCTGTTATCGGTACTTCGGGTATAAGGATCCCACACGTAGTCGCTGGTTACGGTCCACACGGGATTAAAACGGTACATGGCTCTCGTGGCCACAGGGGAAAAATCAGCCAGTGGTGATAAATAGCCCAGCAAGGTCGGGGGATCGATGCAATCCGGATTGCCGGGATGATTGCGGCAAAGCTGGACGCGCCTGTCTTCAAAGTAACGGATTTGCCCCACAGTCACCTGGGCTTTTTCAACCCCAGACTCATCCGAAATCCATCGTGAAGTCACACCGTAGGCCAATTGATTGGCATCGCTGATGCGATCGTAGCCGGAAAAACGATTCGCACGATAGACCTGATCCGTGTTAAAAATCATGTAGGCGGAATCAAAAACCGGTATCTCGGACTGATCCACAAAGGGGGTATACAGATAATAAAGTCTGGGCTCCAGCGTTTGAGTAAATGAGCGATTCATTATCCTCAGGGGTCGGTCAAAATATAGGCCCCCGTCGGCACTCAACCGGGGAATGGTGGGGCTGAATTCAGAATCCGGCATCACCCCGTTACCCCGGATATTGTAATAATTCTGCACCAACTCAACCGTTGGCGTGAAATACCCCCATGGCTTCATTTGCGGCAGGGAAAGCACCGGATTGAAATGATAACGCGGCCCTTCCGGTTGTTCAGTGAAACTGTTATCAGGCCAGTGGAATTGATCAAACTGATTATGCAAAATCAAATTGCCATTAAAAGGCAAGTCGTTGTAGCTGCCTAAAGCCACCAATTGCGGCAGGCGCTCATAAATGTCGCTGACGGGGGTCTGGTTGACCGGCTGCAGGGTCTGGTAACTTTGCAGGGTTGAACGGAACAGCCAGTGATCCGTGGTATAGATTAAATCCCCCTGACGTAACAACTGCCTTTCAGTCAGCACCGACAGATTGCTGCTGAAATCCTGTAGAAAATAATCATCCGACACCTGCTGGTAATTAACCCGCAGGTGCAGGTTTGGAGCCAGTCGGGTGATGTCATTGTATTGGATAGACCAGCGATTACTGGATTCATTACGCAATGCCGGAAATTCCAGTTCGTTATCGCGTAGAAACTGCTTAAACGCACGATCCTGGGGTAGAAAGCGTCCGTTAAAAATACCTGTTGAGTTTTCGGTCAGGTAACGGAATTGGCCCCCCAGCATCACACCGCGGCGTGTGTAAATCTCAGGGGTTATCGTGGCGTCATAATTAGGCGCCATATTCCAGTAATACGGCAGGGCAAAATTAAACCCGCCAATGTTGGATGAACCCAGCGTAGGCAGCAGAAACCCTGACTTTCTGTCTTTGGAGGTCGGGAAACTTAAATAAGGCGTATAAAAAACAGGGACATCTCTGACGCGCAAACGGGCGTGACGGGCAACACCGGTGGCGGTGGCATCATCCAGGGCAATGGAATCGGCTTCAATCTGCCAGGCTTTGTCCTGCGGGGCGCAGGTGGTGTACGTTGCCTTTTTTAAAAAATAATCCTTGTTGGCAAAGCGCTCAATAAAGCTGGCCCGCCCCCAGGCCGGTAAGGACGCGCTTGGGCGAGGCGAATTAAAGCGGTATAACACGTCCTCTGCCTGTCCGGAACGATCCGATGGATTGATGTTCACTTTCCTGGCAATCATCAGGCGTCCGGGCTCGAGGTAATTTACCCGACCCAACAATTCAATACGGTTAACCTGATTGGTTTTGGCGTCACGGTACACATAAGCGGTCTCGGCATTAACCATACGGCCGGTTTGATGAACCTCGACATTGCCTTTCAGTGTTGAGCGGCCCT
This region of Legionella taurinensis genomic DNA includes:
- a CDS encoding alpha/beta hydrolase family protein, translating into MTNLKRGAIKVQGFTDPEMDFQLLRQLGATAYGAASVGECFAVVNDIHDNEPKDWVHVFTRQANYQLQDGLARLAKQHKVSAYGQLIKACNSFRAAEYYSPVTTSDHKQLGLKARSSFQQAMSCVDYHFESLMLKLDGEILPAYAFFPKKGKRNHKTLIIVSGFDGTLEEEFLMRGIAGLERGYNIVVFAGPGQMDTWRVNETSCFKPDYERAIQGLMDRLISIKEINPEKIALCGVSFGGYFATRAACHEHRLSALIANSPIIDLYAYMTAFAGIDPLRDIPEADDFGVKDLPDIPEDMMPRQVKFQCQMLMQRYGRETFRKTFEYIARFKVDEQALKQIQCPALALIGSGEGEEPQRQSQAFVKQVQGSEYCFDDQSGASTHCQVGNTMFANAVMYDWLDETLN
- a CDS encoding DUF3421 domain-containing protein translates to MRLFYALLFACCLTPLWAAPYPSTNVHQHPSQDQALARALRIGTDTDGKPLFLCLGRLFNSTQPGKTWAGYGRCNVPYGGKEYIVNDYQVPPANAFGNVFWQNAGGQPLAIGRDTNGNPLFLCQAYFKGSKQPGKTWPGYNHCNISYAGHEIITDNYRILGSDSGQANFHQHASQNAQQQQCITGPFGNKACGFNCIKSTNNVACATSMDQQCVSDNFGRIACGYGCVQSPLKVACARKRSENCVINSFNEIRCGRNCRMDNFNRIQCD
- a CDS encoding dihydrofolate reductase produces the protein MTLISLIAAIDENRGLGKNNQLLCHLPADLAHFKKITMGKPIIMGRKTFVSIGRPLPGRLNIVLSRTESMIPGVVTVSSLPEALEQVSEFPEAMIIGGAELFEQALPLASRLYLTVIHHLFDADVFFPLWNANEWSCLETLSRQADEKNPYDVTFYSYERR
- the pdxA gene encoding 4-hydroxythreonine-4-phosphate dehydrogenase PdxA, encoding MKPLLVSSGEPAGIGPDLCLSLAGLDLPLVVIGDKQLLMQRAKALGFEVEIQDYKPQSPLSAQPGQLTVLSLPCPAPVVAGQLDVRNAPYVLDLLTKSANACLAGEFSALVTAPVHKAIINKAGIAFTGHTDFFADYCGVNQVVMMLACDAMKVALVTTHLPLSEVPQAITQDLIIGVARQVHQSLQRDFGIREPRIAVAGLNPHAGEGGYLGREEIDVIEPALTSLRQQGIDVSGPYPADTLFATQKATQCDVYLTMYHDQGLPVLKYAGFNHAVNITLGLPFIRTSVDHGTALELAGTGHADTGSLFAAVRTALTMVQARGHS
- a CDS encoding peptidylprolyl isomerase, with the protein product MLKRIVSLALILPTLALAQPLDSVVAIVNDGVITSSELNTQVDALRQQMQARKMQMPPEKTLRKQVLQHLIDVDLQLQLAKQNDMTVDSTELNEAINKIAANNHLTLTELREELTRQGISWQSYRENIRKEILISRVQQKAVGKDVSAISNEQVEDYLKTAQFQDKTQFTYHLQNIVIPLPEEPTTEQLNKARQKAQELLAKIKKGEDFNRLAIAESSGEFALEGGDLGMRHLAELPEVFAKQVVNMKTGQIAGPIRTGNGFQLIRLIAIGGAEQKHEVVKTHVRHILLKQDASMTAAEAEKQANNLYQQLKSGKDFAHMAKQYSLDAASAVKGGDLGWVNSGELVMEFEKAMDALPINAISKPVKSGFGWHIIQVLGRKKVDDTETFKRQQVRAFLQQRKFTEAVQNWQQHLRADAYVKILDKDLA
- a CDS encoding LPS-assembly protein LptD; the encoded protein is MRRGLKPVAAAGFVLITLGILLYQDVSSAAETWLEPVQACIIPREAVLNPMLRARIAQCLGWEDSSALPMCRGAYRPVDVEPLAEDDEIRIQADEVSFYNQGRSTLKGNVEVHQTGRMVNAETAYVYRDAKTNQVNRIELLGRVNYLEPGRLMIARKVNINPSDRSGQAEDVLYRFNSPRPSASLPAWGRASFIERFANKDYFLKKATYTTCAPQDKAWQIEADSIALDDATATGVARHARLRVRDVPVFYTPYLSFPTSKDRKSGFLLPTLGSSNIGGFNFALPYYWNMAPNYDATITPEIYTRRGVMLGGQFRYLTENSTGIFNGRFLPQDRAFKQFLRDNELEFPALRNESSNRWSIQYNDITRLAPNLHLRVNYQQVSDDYFLQDFSSNLSVLTERQLLRQGDLIYTTDHWLFRSTLQSYQTLQPVNQTPVSDIYERLPQLVALGSYNDLPFNGNLILHNQFDQFHWPDNSFTEQPEGPRYHFNPVLSLPQMKPWGYFTPTVELVQNYYNIRGNGVMPDSEFSPTIPRLSADGGLYFDRPLRIMNRSFTQTLEPRLYYLYTPFVDQSEIPVFDSAYMIFNTDQVYRANRFSGYDRISDANQLAYGVTSRWISDESGVEKAQVTVGQIRYFEDRRVQLCRNHPGNPDCIDPPTLLGYLSPLADFSPVATRAMYRFNPVWTVTSDYVWDPYTRSTDNSNVYFHYQPEANRIINLGYTYLVNGDITQVARSTVKPQKNPLHQATISYAWPFNDRWSTLGAFSYNISKRYEMLSFLGVQYDNCCWAVRLVGGRSFQSLNNTLEPQYNNHVYLQFLLKGLGSLGYSDPIGMIRTYLPSYVDTFHQ